The following proteins are encoded in a genomic region of Musa acuminata AAA Group cultivar baxijiao chromosome BXJ2-11, Cavendish_Baxijiao_AAA, whole genome shotgun sequence:
- the LOC135627993 gene encoding uncharacterized protein LOC135627993 isoform X2, with the protein MGAKLRYAMVCSSNQNRSMEAHALLKRHGFDVSSYGTGAHVKLPGPSLREPNVYDFGTPYKSMHDELRRKDPDLYKRNGILPMLKRNLGVKNAPQRWQDNAADGCFDVVVTFEEKVFNIVIEDLSNRKQVLIRSVLLINLEVKDNHEEAATGGKLTLELCQEQTGLEL; encoded by the exons atgggggcgAAGCTTCGGTACGCGATGGTGTGCTCCTCGAACCAGAACCGGAGCATGGAGGCGCACGCGCTGTTGAAGCGGCATGGGTTCGACGTGTCGTCCTACGGGACGGGGGCGCACGTCAAGCTCCCCGGCCCGTCGCTGCGGGAGCCCAACGTATACGACTTCGGCACCCCCTACAAGTCCATGCACGACGAACTCCGCCGCAAAGATCCCGACTT GTATAAGCGCAATGGGATACTGCCGATGCTCAAGCGGAACCTCGGCGTCAAGAACGCGCCGCAGCGGTGGCAGGACAATGCCGCAGATGGCTGTTTCGACGTCGTCGTCACTTTCGAGGAGAAGGTCTTTAATATTGTCATTGAAG ACCTTAGTAATCGGAAACAAGTGTTGATAAGAAGTGTACTGCTCATCAACTTGGAGGTTAAAGATAATCACGAAGAAGCTGCCACCGGTGGCAAGCTCACTTTGGAATTatgtcaagag CAAACAGGTTTAGAGCTTTGA